From one Lolium rigidum isolate FL_2022 chromosome 4, APGP_CSIRO_Lrig_0.1, whole genome shotgun sequence genomic stretch:
- the LOC124706244 gene encoding uncharacterized protein LOC124706244, which yields MGDETEVLQSVSDLPVQDPPGEEFSAADLRWAKHHCDDVALVPYDRMEAFISGERHNPEYPTRFHIERGGKSENYIMYAYWCSFGPENYGEGWEILPSRKFRLNSRNRAARPQSMRGCTCHFTIKRSHARPSVALIIYHERRHINKSGFVCHGPLDRDAIGPGASKVPYVGSEIRQQTMSLIYLGVPEEYILQTHIEGIRRYSGSDARANSIASQYVHKLGMIIKRSTHELDLDDQASVRMWADRNKKYVFFRQDATETDAFVLGIQTEWQLRQMIRFGHRSILASHSSFGVSKLKYPLHTVLVFDSRQQALPVAWVITRSVTEQDTLRWMKALTSRIHSVDSTWRIGGFVIDDPTSQLEPIRDVFSCPVLFSLWRIRRTWHKNIIKKCSNIEVQREIFTQLGKFMHSIWSEKNPMDALQQLFQDFVDQTTFIRYFKSFWVPKLEMWIDTIRTLPLACQESCCAIECYHLKLKLKAYDDSQLDALQRVDWLVHKLTTELHSGYWLNLYADESGSFPQVKAEYIASTSWQRAMQIPDKDVFFDDKEPLSAKVARQKDASQKRTVWNAGSEFSLCSCSWSMQGNLCKHIIKLNMVYAPRKDFQPSLSFQSFQRILLDLWQKPLDDSFSLDLSVAWVMQMQERIQKVAELATSDGIAQVAGKLPIQWTNKRGRRTSARRTSAIRVLPHSIGSIQRDLTPEKNKKRKRLSTFSG from the exons ATGGGGGATGAGACGGAGGTGCTGCAATCGGTGAGCGACCTCCCCGTACAGGACCCTCCCGGGGAGGAGTTCTCCGCTGCCGACCTCAGGTGGGCCAAGCACCACTGCGACGATGTCGCGCTCGTCCCCTACGACCGGATGGAGGCCTTCATCAGCGGCGAGCGCCACAACCCCGAGTACCCCACGAGGTTCCACATCGAGCGCGGCGGCAAGAGCGAGAATTACATAATGTACGC GTATTGGTGCTCGTTTGGCCCAGAGAATTACGGCGAGGGGTGGGAGATCTTGCCTAGCAGGAAGTTCAGGCTTAACTCAAGAAACCGTGCGGCTCGCCCGCAGTCGATGCGAGGCTGCACGTGCCATTTCACGATCAAGCGGTCACACGCCCGGCCCTCGGTTGCGCTCATCATCTACCATGAGAGGCGCCACATCAACAAGTCTGGTTTCGTATGCCATGGACCCCTGGACCGGGATGCCATCGGGCCTGGTGCAAGCAAAGTGCCGTATGTCGGGAGCGAGATTCGGCAGCAGACCATGTCGTTGATCTATCTTGGTGTCCCCGAGGAGTACATCTTGCAAACTCATATAGAAGGGATACGACGCTACTCTGGCTCCGACGCAAGGGCCAATAGCATTGCTTCACAGTATGTCCACAAGCTTGGGATGATCATCAAAAGGTCTACACATGAGTTGGATCTCGATGACCAAGCTAGCGTCAGGATGTGGGCAGATAGGAATAAGAAGTATGTGTTTTTCCGCCAGGACGCCACCGAGACAGATGCATTCGTACTAGGGATACAAACTGAATGGCAACTGCGGCAGATGATCCGCTTCGGTCACCGGAGTATTTTGGCCTCTCACTCCTCATTCGGTGTAAGCAAGCTCAAG TACCCGCTGCACACAGTTCTTGTATTCGATTCAAGACAGCAAGCTTTGCCTGTTGCGTGGGTTATAACTCGATCAGTTACCGAGCAGGACACTTTGAGATGGATGAAAGCACTAACTAGTAGAATACATTCTGTTGATTCGACCTGGAGAATTGGCGGGTTTGTGATTGACGACCCAACCTCACAGCTGGAGCCAATCAG GGATGTATTCTCCTGCCCAGTATTGTTTTCTTTATGGCGCATAAGGAGAACCTGGCATAAAAATATAATCAAGAAATGCAGCAACATTGAGGTGCAACGAGAAATTTTTACACAACTGGGAAAATTTATGCATAGCATCTGGAGCGAGAAAAATCCCATGGATGCCCTGCAGCAATTGTTTCAAGACTTTGTTGACCAAACCACCTTCATACGGTATTTCAAGTCATTTTGGGTTcccaaattgg AgatgtggatagataccatcagaacTTTGCCGCTAGCATGTCAGGAATCCTGTTGTGCAATAGAGTGTTACCATCTAAAGCTAAAACTTAAAGCATATGATGATTCGCAACTTGATGCTCTCCAACGTGTGGACTGGTTGGTGCACAAGCTCACAACAGAGCTGCATTCAGGCTACTGGCTCAACCTATATGCAGATGAGAGCGGTTCATTTCCTCAGGTGAaagcagagtacattgcatccactTCATGGCAAAGGGCGATGCAGATACCTGATAAGGATGTTTTCTTTGATGACAAAGAACCTCTTTCAGCCAAGGTGGCTAGACAGAAGGATGCTAGTCAAAAGCGCACTGTATGGAATGCCGGGTCTGAATTCTCTCTGTGCAGTTGTTCATGGTCAATGCAGGGTAACCTATGTAAGCACATCATAAAGCTTAACATGGTGTATGCACCACGGAAGGATTTCCAGCCCTCGCTATCATTTCAGTCGTTTCAGCGCATCTTACTTGATCTGTGGCAAAAACCGCTGGATGATTCATTCTCACTTGATCTGTCGGTAGCATGGGTTATGCAAATGCAGGAGAGGATCCAAAAAGTGGCCGAGCTTGCTACATCTGATGGTATTGCCCAAGTTGCAGGCAAATTGCCAATTCAGTGGACTAACaagagagggagaagaacatCTGCTAGACGAACCAGCGCCATACGTGTTCTTCCTCATTCAATTGGCAGTATACAAAGAGATTTGACTCCAGAGAAGAACAAAAAGAGGAAAAGGTTGTCCACCTTTTCAGGCTAA